The following DNA comes from Microbacterium wangchenii.
CCTCGATCGTCGCCGGTCTGGCGGCCCAGACGGTGCTGGCGAACATGTTCGCCGGCCTGCAACTCGCCTTCAGCGACGCCCTGCGCGTGGACGACGTCGTCGTCGTGGAGGACGAGTGGGGACGCGTGGGCGAGATCACCCTGAGCTACGTCGTGCTCGATCTGTGGGATGACCGCCGGCTCGTGCTGCCGTGCACGTATTTCACCACCCAGCCGTTCCAGAACTGGACTCGGCGGGGCAGCGAGCTGCTGGGTTCGGTCGAGCTCGACGTGGATTGGCGCGTCTCGCCGGCGCGCATGCGCGAGCACCTCGACGACGTGCTGGCCCGCACCGACCTGTGGGACGGGCGCGCCTCCGTGCTGCAGGTGACCGAGGCCACCGGCGGACTCGTCCGCATCCGCATCCTCGTCACGGCCGCCGACGCGCCGACGCTGTTCGATCTGCGCTGCCACGTGCGCGAGGCGATGGTGACGTGGATGCAGCACACGATGCCCGCCGCGCTCCCCGTGCAGCGCGTGCTGGTGACCAGCGCGGGCGACCCGCAGCCCGCGCCCGCGCGCGAGCACTCCCCCGAGCCGGGTGCGGGCCTGTTCACCGGCAGCGCGGAGGCCGAGGAGCGCGCATCCGCCTTCACGAACGCGATCCCCGTCATCCGCCCCGAGGACGATCCGCCCCGTCCGCCGCGCGAAGCCTGACCCCGGCGTCCCCGCCGACCGGCCTCGGCCCGCCCGCCCGCTGCCCACC
Coding sequences within:
- a CDS encoding mechanosensitive ion channel family protein, giving the protein MFDNAWLNFAVTFVACVVVATIVTLLVAWIARLVARRRSWPHRLVHHARLPFRTLVLLAGMWTAVGLAFPEASWLPALTQLLSILVIIAAAWLLGALVTFATDLTLGRNRIDVPDNRVARRIRTQTLIVRRLAIALIVVIALGAILLTFPAVRAVGASVLASAGIASIVAGLAAQTVLANMFAGLQLAFSDALRVDDVVVVEDEWGRVGEITLSYVVLDLWDDRRLVLPCTYFTTQPFQNWTRRGSELLGSVELDVDWRVSPARMREHLDDVLARTDLWDGRASVLQVTEATGGLVRIRILVTAADAPTLFDLRCHVREAMVTWMQHTMPAALPVQRVLVTSAGDPQPAPAREHSPEPGAGLFTGSAEAEERASAFTNAIPVIRPEDDPPRPPREA